One Deltaproteobacteria bacterium DNA segment encodes these proteins:
- a CDS encoding PAS domain-containing protein, protein MTTNHPPNNKQLNKLPLNIAIVGGGRACKFFLDLLRTDYFAYLSINVLGVCDIDPEASGLQRAREMGIFTTDNFKDLFEFEHLDSILELTNSRDVLLELVKLRPKGVGVVEHNTGRFFRSFYELNQRLQSAEHQANVEKLFSNFMVQQSTAAIVVINTDFTIHDVNEVYLKVVGKKKEAVLGTRCHEAFYGLSAPCSSSNFQMRCPMLETMQTGKSAHVIHEFPGIMNQKSYGNIVTYPFKNENGDVFRVMELIRDITEEISLKWEKRAEELRADLNKMIQEDRMISLGKLAASCVHEINNPIQGLLTFSDLMQNILSEETLTPGDTENFKKFLTMMSSELERCGHIVSGLLSFSRQIPLEYKKLDLNEIMDAVLRLSRHKMELQNIELITQLQPGVIAIHGDANRLQQVLLNLIFNAIEAMPDGGQLKIVSEMAPSENQVEIKIADNGTGIPEKQVSHIFDPFFTTKKEGEGTGLGLSIVYGVVRNHGGKVSVQSKEGEGTVFTLVFPVIEQEGGSL, encoded by the coding sequence ATGACAACCAATCACCCCCCAAACAACAAGCAGCTGAACAAGCTCCCGCTCAACATCGCCATTGTCGGCGGCGGAAGGGCCTGTAAATTTTTTCTGGATCTTCTGCGTACGGACTATTTCGCATACCTTAGCATCAACGTCCTTGGCGTCTGCGACATCGATCCGGAAGCATCGGGTCTTCAGAGGGCCAGGGAAATGGGTATCTTCACTACCGACAATTTCAAAGACTTGTTCGAGTTCGAACACCTGGACAGCATTCTGGAACTGACCAACAGCAGGGATGTCCTTCTGGAACTCGTTAAACTGAGGCCAAAAGGCGTCGGGGTCGTGGAGCACAACACCGGTCGTTTTTTCCGCTCCTTCTATGAATTAAACCAGCGTCTGCAGTCAGCGGAGCATCAGGCCAATGTTGAAAAACTGTTCTCCAACTTCATGGTCCAGCAAAGCACGGCCGCCATCGTCGTTATCAACACGGATTTCACCATTCACGACGTAAACGAGGTCTATCTGAAGGTCGTCGGCAAGAAGAAAGAGGCCGTCCTCGGTACTCGCTGCCACGAGGCCTTCTACGGCCTGAGCGCCCCGTGTTCCAGCAGCAACTTCCAGATGCGATGCCCCATGCTGGAAACCATGCAGACCGGCAAATCCGCCCATGTCATTCATGAATTCCCGGGAATAATGAACCAGAAATCCTATGGCAATATCGTCACCTATCCCTTTAAGAACGAAAACGGCGACGTCTTCCGGGTGATGGAACTGATCAGGGATATCACCGAGGAAATATCGTTGAAGTGGGAGAAGCGCGCCGAAGAACTCAGGGCCGATCTGAATAAAATGATCCAGGAAGACCGCATGATTTCACTGGGCAAGCTTGCCGCCAGTTGTGTGCACGAAATCAACAATCCCATTCAGGGTCTGCTCACATTTTCGGACCTGATGCAGAATATTCTCTCTGAAGAAACCCTTACGCCGGGCGACACCGAAAATTTCAAGAAGTTCCTGACAATGATGTCCAGCGAACTCGAGAGGTGCGGCCACATTGTGTCCGGCCTGCTGTCTTTTTCCCGCCAGATACCGCTGGAATATAAAAAGCTGGACCTGAACGAGATTATGGATGCCGTTCTGCGTTTGAGCCGTCATAAAATGGAACTCCAAAACATCGAGTTGATCACACAACTGCAACCCGGCGTCATCGCGATTCACGGCGACGCCAACAGGCTGCAGCAGGTGTTGCTCAACCTGATATTCAACGCCATCGAAGCCATGCCAGACGGCGGGCAGCTGAAAATAGTCTCGGAGATGGCTCCATCCGAAAATCAGGTGGAAATCAAGATTGCCGATAACGGTACCGGCATACCGGAAAAACAGGTCAGCCACATTTTCGATCCTTTTTTTACCACCAAAAAGGAGGGCGAAGGCACCGGGCTCGGCCTGTCCATCGTTTACGGCGTTGTGCGCAATCATGGCGGCAAGGTCAGCGTGCAAAGCAAAGAAGGAGAGGGCACGGTGTTCACGCTCGTGTTTCCTGTGATTGAACAAGAGGGAGGATCGCTGTGA
- a CDS encoding sigma-54 dependent transcriptional regulator, with product MTKKMHIMIVDDEKIVRESLYYWFQKSGHTAETAASGFEALEKLEKVPFDLLFVDIKMPGMDGIELLERVKTDFPDTIVVIITAYGSIDSAVDAMKKGAHDYLLKPFKPDYLSLVLEKVLQQKALTSEYNYLKGRLEKITRFDNIIGQSPPMKEIFKLIPEIAASEASILLTGETGTGKELVARAIHAESNRALLPFIAINCGAIPDSLLESELFGHQKGAFTDAKHARKGFLEVVSGGTLFLDEIGEISPKMQVDLLRVLDEKKITRIGNRTPVAVDFRLISATRKDLQKAIADDDFREDFFYRINVIHMPIPPLRQRKEDIPLLVDHFLEKYSQETAKRVDRVSKQTLNELVQYQWPGNIRELENAVERAVVLSKSRTLTTSDFAFLKTAASPREETPTLKRLEKTYILETLNGCGWNVTRAAKVLGINRVTLHKKIDRYELKSGKR from the coding sequence GTGACCAAGAAAATGCATATCATGATCGTGGACGACGAAAAAATCGTCCGGGAGTCGTTGTACTACTGGTTTCAAAAATCGGGGCACACCGCCGAAACAGCGGCTTCCGGTTTTGAAGCCCTGGAAAAGCTTGAAAAGGTTCCCTTTGACCTGCTCTTTGTGGATATTAAAATGCCCGGCATGGACGGTATCGAGCTGCTGGAAAGGGTCAAAACGGATTTTCCGGATACCATCGTCGTCATTATCACCGCTTACGGTTCCATTGACTCCGCTGTCGACGCGATGAAAAAGGGCGCTCATGACTATCTGCTCAAGCCATTCAAGCCCGATTATCTGTCACTGGTCCTGGAAAAGGTCCTGCAGCAAAAAGCCCTGACCTCCGAATACAACTACCTCAAGGGACGCCTGGAAAAAATCACCCGGTTCGACAACATCATCGGCCAATCGCCTCCCATGAAAGAGATTTTCAAGTTGATCCCCGAGATCGCCGCCAGCGAGGCATCCATTTTGCTGACAGGCGAAACGGGAACCGGCAAAGAGCTGGTGGCCAGGGCTATCCATGCCGAGAGCAACCGTGCCCTGCTCCCATTCATCGCCATTAACTGCGGCGCCATTCCGGATTCATTGCTGGAAAGCGAGCTGTTCGGCCATCAAAAGGGGGCTTTTACAGACGCAAAGCACGCACGCAAGGGATTTCTCGAAGTCGTTTCCGGGGGCACCCTGTTCCTGGATGAAATCGGGGAAATCAGCCCGAAGATGCAAGTGGATCTTCTGCGGGTGCTGGACGAAAAAAAAATAACCCGCATCGGCAACCGCACGCCCGTCGCAGTGGATTTCCGGCTGATTTCAGCGACGCGCAAAGACCTGCAAAAAGCCATTGCCGACGATGACTTCAGGGAGGACTTCTTTTACCGTATCAACGTCATTCACATGCCTATCCCTCCCTTGCGGCAAAGAAAAGAGGACATCCCGCTGCTGGTGGATCATTTCCTCGAAAAATACAGCCAGGAAACCGCTAAACGGGTAGACCGGGTTTCAAAGCAAACCTTGAACGAGCTCGTGCAGTACCAGTGGCCGGGCAATATCAGAGAGCTGGAGAATGCCGTGGAGCGGGCGGTGGTGCTTTCCAAATCCCGAACCCTCACCACCAGCGACTTCGCCTTTTTGAAGACGGCGGCCTCTCCACGCGAAGAAACGCCAACCTTAAAGAGGCTGGAAAAAACGTACATCCTGGAAACATTGAACGGATGCGGCTGGAATGTCACCCGGGCTGCGAAGGTGTTGGGCATCAACCGGGTAACCCTTCACAAAAAGATCGACCGCTATGAGCTGAAAAGCGGAAAGAGATGA
- a CDS encoding SH3 domain-containing protein produces the protein MTYQLSPILRFKTAVRFFLCLAMAVILAPVSPFNPRDAGAVEETLYVKVLVARVRQAPTTEAPILFRARRGDPVVVEKKRNEWYYIRYPDGRTGWAHRDLFAAPSDEGRRSAEKSHFIKTITSKIVSENRETVAFELNGFYPPETFVLKGERPRVVCDFLNTRIDDNIGDRIESEGSLIKGIRVAPYGGVAARVRIVLDLSRDRHYEIDQTFYKKENIYLVTVSTAVP, from the coding sequence ATGACATATCAGCTTTCTCCGATCTTACGTTTCAAAACCGCAGTTCGATTTTTTCTCTGCCTGGCAATGGCCGTCATCCTCGCACCGGTATCCCCGTTCAATCCCCGTGATGCCGGAGCCGTGGAAGAAACCCTTTACGTGAAAGTCCTGGTGGCCCGCGTGCGCCAGGCACCCACCACGGAAGCCCCTATTCTCTTCCGGGCCAGGCGGGGCGACCCCGTGGTCGTAGAAAAAAAGCGCAATGAGTGGTATTATATCCGCTACCCCGACGGTAGAACCGGCTGGGCTCACCGGGATCTGTTCGCCGCCCCGTCCGATGAAGGCCGCCGATCCGCAGAAAAAAGCCATTTTATCAAAACCATCACCTCGAAAATCGTCTCTGAAAACAGAGAAACCGTGGCCTTCGAACTGAACGGCTTTTACCCCCCGGAAACGTTTGTGCTGAAGGGGGAACGGCCGCGGGTCGTCTGTGATTTTCTGAACACCCGCATAGACGACAATATCGGCGACCGGATCGAATCAGAAGGAAGCCTCATCAAAGGCATCCGTGTCGCGCCCTACGGTGGTGTTGCCGCCCGCGTGAGAATCGTCCTGGATTTGAGCCGCGACCGGCACTACGAGATCGATCAGACCTTTTATAAAAAAGAAAACATCTACCTCGTCACCGTGAGCACCGCGGTACCGTAA
- a CDS encoding response regulator has product MHRRQKAKILVVDDEPDTIIFLSNLLHSDGFKPITADNKKDGLQKAVEEKPAVIILNVMMPGEAGVTMYRNLKRSAQLKSVPVIMLSTIDKKTFLKCHNIYGQYICEEMATMDRFIEKPPEADDFLLTVRELSGYR; this is encoded by the coding sequence ATGCATCGCCGTCAAAAAGCCAAAATCCTCGTAGTGGATGACGAACCTGATACGATAATTTTTCTCTCTAACCTTCTGCATTCGGACGGGTTCAAGCCCATCACCGCCGACAACAAGAAAGACGGGCTGCAAAAGGCGGTCGAAGAAAAGCCAGCCGTCATCATTCTCAACGTGATGATGCCGGGGGAGGCCGGCGTCACCATGTATCGAAACCTCAAACGGAGCGCCCAACTGAAAAGTGTTCCCGTCATCATGCTCTCAACCATCGACAAAAAAACATTTCTAAAATGCCACAACATCTACGGCCAGTATATCTGCGAGGAGATGGCCACCATGGACCGGTTTATCGAAAAACCGCCGGAGGCCGATGATTTTCTCCTTACAGTCAGGGAGTTGTCAGGATATCGTTAA
- a CDS encoding sigma 54-interacting transcriptional regulator → MSDRFQNDVILSQQTLALLDELSVGAFTVDVNRRVKAMNLNAQALMGLKEVDVIDKDCREIFTGVPCMVDCVLQNKHSGAADEPDVEIVDENEARMFLTRMAIPVYDHNHRPAGCLTILQDHSPIADLIDRIHYEERTLKVILDNLDVGIFTVNRGGLITFFNNEAEKISGYNRRQVLGKPCSTLFGGQVTDDMCLFRESLEKGWMNKPRQGEIVTQDGEAVPIRTNYIALKNEKGAIIGGLATFHDLTLVRQLDQAMHDRYTFHDMIGKSQAMQKVFEKVEIVADADATILIEGPTGTGKDLLAKVIHHASQRSSRPFVKVNCAAIPADLLESELFGYARGAFTGAERDKPGRFNEADGGTIFLDEIGDLPLPLQAKLLRVLEDKEFYPLGSRHTQKVDVRIISATNRGLDKLVEKGLFREDLFYRLNVFRFDLPALEERMVDLPLLIQHILRRLCAARGTPTVDIARPAMEILLNRDYPGNVRELENILEHALIVSRESEILPRHLPDYICRPQKPAGNHDHRSAPRFDALQQEERHKIIEALARHNGNRTRAAGALGIDRSTLWRKMNRYKISKNSS, encoded by the coding sequence ATGAGCGACCGATTCCAGAACGACGTCATTCTCAGCCAACAGACGCTGGCCCTGCTTGACGAACTCAGTGTGGGGGCCTTTACGGTGGATGTCAACCGCCGGGTCAAGGCCATGAACCTGAATGCCCAGGCGCTCATGGGGCTGAAAGAAGTGGATGTCATCGACAAGGACTGCCGCGAAATATTCACGGGTGTCCCCTGCATGGTCGACTGTGTCCTGCAGAACAAACACAGCGGCGCCGCCGATGAACCGGACGTCGAAATCGTCGATGAAAACGAAGCCAGGATGTTTTTGACCCGCATGGCCATCCCCGTGTACGATCACAATCACCGCCCGGCCGGCTGTCTGACCATCCTGCAGGATCACTCCCCCATCGCCGATCTCATCGACCGGATCCACTATGAGGAACGCACCTTAAAGGTAATCCTGGACAATCTCGACGTCGGCATTTTTACGGTAAACCGCGGCGGTCTGATCACCTTCTTCAACAACGAAGCCGAAAAAATATCCGGCTATAACCGCCGCCAGGTGCTTGGCAAGCCCTGCTCGACGCTTTTCGGCGGCCAGGTCACCGACGACATGTGCCTTTTCAGGGAGTCCCTGGAAAAGGGATGGATGAACAAACCCAGGCAGGGGGAAATTGTCACCCAGGACGGAGAGGCCGTTCCGATCCGCACCAATTACATCGCCCTGAAAAACGAAAAAGGGGCCATCATCGGAGGGCTGGCAACCTTTCACGACCTGACCCTGGTCCGTCAACTGGACCAGGCCATGCACGACCGCTACACCTTTCACGACATGATCGGCAAAAGCCAGGCCATGCAGAAGGTTTTCGAAAAGGTCGAGATTGTCGCCGACGCCGACGCCACCATTCTCATCGAAGGCCCCACCGGAACGGGAAAGGACCTGCTGGCCAAGGTGATCCATCATGCCAGCCAACGATCTTCCCGTCCGTTTGTCAAGGTCAACTGTGCCGCCATCCCGGCCGACCTCCTGGAATCGGAGCTGTTCGGATACGCCAGGGGCGCCTTCACCGGCGCCGAACGCGACAAACCGGGAAGATTCAACGAAGCCGACGGCGGTACGATTTTCCTGGACGAAATCGGCGACCTGCCCCTGCCCCTGCAGGCCAAACTCCTGCGGGTACTGGAAGACAAGGAGTTCTACCCCCTGGGAAGCCGGCACACGCAAAAAGTGGATGTACGCATCATCTCCGCCACCAATCGGGGGCTGGACAAACTCGTGGAAAAAGGCCTGTTCCGGGAAGACCTGTTTTACCGTCTGAACGTTTTCCGGTTCGACCTCCCCGCTCTGGAAGAACGCATGGTGGACCTGCCGCTTTTGATCCAGCACATTTTGAGAAGACTGTGTGCGGCCCGCGGCACCCCCACGGTGGACATCGCCCGGCCGGCCATGGAAATTCTGTTGAACCGCGATTACCCGGGCAACGTTCGCGAGTTGGAAAACATTCTGGAACATGCCCTGATCGTCAGCCGGGAAAGCGAAATACTGCCCCGGCATCTGCCGGATTACATTTGTCGCCCCCAAAAGCCGGCCGGTAATCACGACCATCGAAGCGCTCCCCGTTTCGATGCCCTTCAACAGGAGGAGCGGCACAAAATAATCGAGGCGCTGGCACGGCACAACGGAAACCGCACACGAGCCGCCGGGGCCCTCGGGATTGACCGCTCCACGTTATGGCGCAAGATGAATCGATATAAAATTTCGAAAAATTCATCATGA
- a CDS encoding glycine cleavage system protein H — protein sequence MKKRNGKTRVQGFEVVEDACIWMKAGVINFRKCDNDYDCNNCPFDLGMRKAMGMKKGRRKETLSAEGWVDYLKKSHYGATRPCRHALTGRIDAPKICTMNYECYHCPFDQILDEVDLGGELEAPPLSSASGYRVAKGYYYHMGHSWSRFEHGGRARVGLDDFSSKVFGCPRQLLLPPLGEKLNQSQVGWTFKKGGHEAAVLSPVTGVVLAVNHKALEHPEIVTIDPYHEGWLFILEPVMPKKDVKGLYFGRESIRWMEHESSRLLSLMGPEYENLAATGAEPLNDVAGSFPEIGWEVLVEAFLGTGKK from the coding sequence ATGAAAAAAAGAAACGGTAAAACGCGGGTACAAGGCTTTGAGGTGGTGGAAGATGCGTGCATCTGGATGAAAGCCGGCGTGATTAATTTCCGTAAATGCGACAACGACTATGACTGCAACAACTGTCCCTTTGATTTGGGCATGCGCAAGGCCATGGGTATGAAAAAAGGCCGGCGCAAAGAGACACTGAGCGCAGAGGGCTGGGTCGACTATCTGAAAAAGTCGCACTATGGCGCCACGCGGCCATGCCGTCATGCCCTGACGGGCCGCATCGATGCACCGAAAATTTGTACCATGAATTACGAGTGTTATCACTGCCCTTTTGATCAAATACTGGATGAGGTCGATTTGGGGGGGGAATTGGAGGCGCCGCCGCTGTCATCGGCATCCGGATACCGGGTGGCCAAAGGGTATTACTATCATATGGGACACAGCTGGTCGCGATTTGAACACGGGGGGCGCGCCAGGGTAGGGCTCGATGATTTTTCATCCAAAGTCTTCGGTTGCCCCCGGCAACTGCTGCTGCCGCCGCTGGGCGAGAAGTTGAACCAGAGTCAGGTGGGGTGGACGTTTAAAAAGGGCGGCCATGAAGCTGCGGTTTTGTCGCCGGTGACCGGTGTCGTCTTGGCGGTGAACCATAAAGCGCTCGAACATCCTGAAATAGTCACTATCGATCCCTATCATGAAGGATGGCTGTTTATCCTGGAACCGGTGATGCCGAAGAAGGATGTGAAGGGGCTTTATTTCGGTCGTGAAAGCATCCGTTGGATGGAGCATGAAAGCAGCAGACTCTTGTCGTTGATGGGGCCGGAATATGAAAATTTGGCGGCCACCGGTGCGGAGCCCCTCAATGATGTCGCCGGGTCGTTTCCCGAAATCGGATGGGAGGTTCTGGTGGAGGCGTTTTTAGGGACAGGGAAAAAGTAA
- a CDS encoding zinc metallopeptidase: MSADRPCIGLIPMGDIPDMTPKVIAAHISGYFDLSAELMPPMKNPAHALNRRLLQYDAGAVIKHMEAMSFGAFDKVVCIMDVDLFLPVFTHIFGEARQGGRVALVSMFRLRENEADTVAPSARTLERVAKVSLHELCHLYGLTHCEDSRCLMHFSGNLADLDRSSFNLCRYCRRFLNDAVQ, from the coding sequence ATGAGCGCGGATCGTCCCTGCATCGGCCTGATACCCATGGGCGACATACCCGACATGACGCCCAAGGTCATCGCAGCCCATATTTCAGGCTACTTCGATCTGTCGGCGGAATTGATGCCTCCCATGAAAAACCCTGCCCATGCCCTGAACAGGCGGCTGCTTCAGTACGATGCAGGCGCCGTCATCAAACACATGGAAGCGATGTCGTTCGGGGCCTTCGACAAAGTCGTCTGCATCATGGATGTCGATCTCTTTTTACCGGTCTTCACCCACATATTCGGCGAAGCGCGTCAGGGGGGGCGTGTCGCCCTGGTGTCCATGTTTCGCCTCAGGGAGAATGAAGCGGACACCGTCGCCCCGTCGGCCAGGACGCTGGAGCGCGTCGCCAAAGTGTCCCTCCACGAATTGTGCCACCTGTACGGCCTGACCCACTGCGAGGACAGTCGATGTCTCATGCACTTCTCAGGGAACCTGGCAGACCTGGACCGGAGCTCATTCAATCTGTGCCGCTACTGCCGGCGGTTTCTGAATGATGCCGTACAGTAG
- a CDS encoding response regulator, with protein sequence MLAKQTLPTHSWHIVLIDDERDIRDVVSISLKDSGYHVEVAADGQAGLDLCLEKKPQIVITDIRMPGVDGIQVLTALKKSDPDIEVIVITAFADMDLAVKALQLDASDFITKPIHDETLHLALRRARERYTARKQARDYTALLEKENATQAQILHQDKMMSLGRLAASVVHEINNPLSGILNYSRLMIKVLEKEDLNEERRSRFLRYLDLVEKESDRCSKIVSGLLAFSRKSPPSFAPVNVADLLERCIALSRHRLALSGIDLTRSIPGGLPAVRGDFNQLQQCVINLIFNAMDAMPHGGKIHIESRVEAQGGMVVISFTDTGSGISPKDLPHIFEPFYTTKKEGYGVGLGLSTVYGIMAQHHGSVAVESKPGDGTVFFLKLPPAAS encoded by the coding sequence ATGCTTGCGAAACAGACCCTCCCTACGCATTCCTGGCACATCGTCCTGATCGACGATGAACGGGATATCCGCGACGTCGTATCCATCTCGCTGAAGGACAGCGGATACCATGTGGAGGTGGCTGCCGACGGGCAGGCAGGGCTGGACCTGTGCCTCGAAAAAAAGCCCCAGATCGTCATCACCGACATTCGCATGCCGGGTGTCGACGGCATCCAGGTCCTGACGGCGCTGAAAAAATCCGATCCAGACATCGAGGTCATCGTCATCACCGCCTTTGCCGACATGGATCTGGCGGTCAAGGCGTTGCAGCTGGACGCCTCTGACTTCATCACCAAACCCATTCACGACGAAACCCTGCACCTGGCCCTGCGTCGCGCCCGGGAGCGCTACACCGCCAGGAAGCAGGCCAGGGACTACACCGCTCTGCTCGAAAAGGAAAATGCCACCCAGGCCCAAATCCTGCACCAGGACAAAATGATGTCCCTCGGACGGCTGGCAGCCAGCGTCGTTCATGAAATCAACAACCCCCTTTCCGGCATCCTCAATTACAGCCGGCTGATGATCAAGGTATTGGAAAAGGAGGACCTGAACGAAGAACGGCGAAGCCGGTTCCTCCGCTACCTCGACCTGGTGGAAAAGGAATCGGACCGCTGCTCCAAGATCGTGTCGGGCCTCTTGGCTTTCTCCCGCAAGTCGCCGCCGTCCTTTGCGCCGGTGAATGTCGCCGACCTGCTGGAACGCTGCATCGCCCTGAGCCGCCACAGGTTGGCGCTTTCGGGAATCGACTTGACGCGCAGCATTCCGGGCGGCCTTCCCGCCGTTCGAGGAGATTTCAACCAGCTGCAGCAGTGCGTGATCAATCTGATATTCAACGCCATGGACGCCATGCCCCACGGTGGAAAAATTCACATCGAAAGCCGCGTCGAAGCACAGGGCGGCATGGTGGTCATCAGCTTTACGGACACGGGGTCCGGTATCTCCCCGAAGGATCTGCCGCACATTTTCGAACCCTTTTACACCACCAAAAAAGAGGGCTACGGCGTCGGATTGGGGCTCTCCACGGTTTACGGCATCATGGCCCAGCACCACGGCAGCGTGGCGGTGGAAAGCAAGCCGGGGGATGGAACCGTCTTTTTTCTGAAGCTGCCGCCCGCCGCATCGTGA